A window of Clostridioides sp. ES-S-0010-02 genomic DNA:
GATATAAAAGTTTATGGTGAAATGAGAAATAAAGAAAATATAGAATGTGAAGATATAAAGGTTCACGGAGCAATAAAATGTGATGGTCTTTTAAATGGAGAAAACATATATATCTATTCAGGAGGAGGTTCTTATTGTAAGGAGATAGGAGCAACTAATATAGAAATAGGTAGAAGTAAAGATATTTTTACATTTGGGATTAAATTTATTAACATTTTTTCAGGCAAATTTAAATGCAATTTGATAGAGGGAGATTCTATTGAATTAGAAGATGTTTCAATAAAGGATATACGAGGAAAAAGCATATCCTTAGTAAGCAATTGTGATGTTGAAAATATTGAATACAGTGACAAGTTGTTAGTTTCAGATAATTCGAGTGTAAAAAATAGTACAAAGGTGGGCTAGAAAAATTATGGAAGAATTGATATCTAAGAAAGATTTATTAAGCAAAACTAATATATCTTATGGGCAGCTATATAGATGGAAAAGAAAAAATATAATACCAGAAGAATGGTTTATAAAAAAATCAGCTTTTACAGGTCAAGAGACGTTTTTTCCAAGAGATAAAATACTAGAGAGAATAGAGTTAATACTATCTATGAAAGAAGATACATCTCTTGATGATATTGCAAACATGTTTACAAAAAAAGATACCAATAAAGAGTTTGACATTGACTTTATTTTAGAGAAAGAAGCTATATGTAATTACACAAAAGAAATATTTCAAAATTTATATAAAAAAGAACAGAGTATAGGCAAAAAGGAATTGCTTATATTGAGTATAATAGAGAAATTTTTAGTTAAATCCACAATAACATTTGAAGAATTAAAATTAATAGTAAATATAATAGAAGAAAATTTTAAATCAATATACAATGAAAATGGAAGAATTTATTTGTTTAGGAAGTTTGGTGTTCCATTTGTAATAGGATGCTTGGATTATAAACAAGTAAAATTTGAAAAGGATGTAGTTAAAATTGTTGAAATTGACTTAATGAAAGAAATAAATGATATAAGTATTAAGTTATCATAGTAAGTTGTTGTAGATTACTTATTATGTAGGAGAAGAGTTAGGATTTAAGTATGTGGAAAACGCACACTAATGCAAAAGTGTGCGTTTTTATTTTTCTATAAATTTTCTTAAATACTACATTTTTTTGAGAGTTTAAATATCCTATTGACTATAGTCCTAATTAGTACTATACTAAAATAGTACTGATTAGTACTTTTATATTGGGAGGGATATTATGGAAATTCGTGAACAAATTAAACTTGTAAATGCTGTTTTAAGTGGAACTTTAGATTTATACAGGGTATGGGCTAAAAAACATGATTTAAATTATAATGCATTAGTTATCTTATATACTTTAGATGAGTATAAGGTATGTACGCAAAAGCAAATTTGTGAGTGGTGGGCTTTACCTAAACAGACGGTACATGGGATTTTGATGGAATTTGAAAAGAAGGGATATATTACTATTTCGTCTAATTCTGAAAATAAAAGAGAGCGTCTGGTTTCTTTTACAAAGAGTGGAAAACAATTTACTGATTCAATATTAGAACCACTTCATAGCATGGAAGAAAAGGCTATTGAAAAATTAGGAGATGAAAAATGGAATCAACTTATTGCTTGTAATACTGCATACTATGAATTGTTAAAGGAGGAAATTAAAAATGGATAATGTATTAGCTAAAAAATTTACATTTACTTCTTTACTATCTTTTGCAATTCCTAATGTTATTATGATGATTAGTTTATCTATGTACATTATTGTTGATGGTATGTTTATTTCTCGTTTGCTTGGTACAATAGCATTATCATCTACGAATATGGTATATCCAGCTATCAGTTTTGAAATGGCTGTAGCAATCATGGTTGCAACAGGTGGAAGTGCTATAGTTGCTAGAAAGATGGGGGAAGGAAAACAAGAGGAAGCAAGAAAAAATTTGAGTTTCTTAATCATTGTAGAAATATTGATTGGTATTTTTATTGCTATTATTGGAAACTTGTTTATTGATGAAATTATTTTGTTTTTAGGTGCAAGTTCAATACAAGCTCCTTTGTGTATTACTTATGCTAAAATACTTTTTAGCTTTGCACCTGCATTTTTTCTTCAAACAGCATTTCAGACTTTTCTGGTTACTTCTGGTAAACCAACACTTGGTCTGATTGTTACGTTGTTAGCTGGAGTTGTGAATATTGTGCTGGATTATATCTTTATGGTTCCATTGAATATGGGTATTGCTGGTGCAGCGATTGCAACTGGATTAGGTTATTGTATTCCTGCAATTGTAGGTTTAGCCTATTTCTTTTTTGCAAGAAATAATCCTCTGCACTTTGTAAAACCAGAACTAAATTGGAATGTGCTTTTTCGTTCTTGTACAAATGGGTCATCGGAAATGGTAACAAACTTAGCAAATGCTGTAACAACATTTATGTTTAACTATACTTTTTTGCAATATTATGGTGAAAATGGTGTTGCTTCTATAACAATTATCCTGTATTTCCAATACATCTTTACAGCTATTTATTTTGGCTATTCCAATGGAATAGCTCCAATTATCAGTTTTAAATATGGACATGGTGATAAAAAGCAACTACAAGATATATTTAAGAACAGTATATTATTTTTGATTATTAGTTCAATAGTATCGAATATTTTAATTCATTTGACTATAACAAAGTCATTGACTATTTTTACTTCAATTAACAGTGATGTTTACAATATTACACTTTATGGTTTTTCCTTCTATTCTCTAGCTTTTGTGATTATGGGATTTGGTATTTTTTCTTCTGCAATGTTTACAGCATTTTCTGATGGGAAAACATCAGCTATTATATCCTTTTCTAGAACGTTTATTTTTATTTTAGGTGCTATTCTTATTCTTCCAAATATATTTGGAGAAATAGGAGTTTGGATAGCTGTCCCTGTTGCAGAATTTTTAGGATTATTTATTTCTCTTTTATTTTTGATTAGAAAAAAACATTATGGCTATTGTAAATAAAACCTTAATTAAGGTCAATCCTATTACTCATACTACAACAGATAAGAATGTAAAAAGCAAGTTGTAAAATAAGATAGAAGTATACCCCAACAATACGAAACATATTGTTACAATATGTGGTGTAGGATATAAATTCAATGACAAATTGAAACAGCAAAAGGAGAAGTGCCATTTTTAATAATTGCACTTCTCTTTATTTTTATTGTATCAAAGTCTTTGATAAATATTAAATAAGTGGTAAAATTAGTTCTCAAGTTTTTTTATACTTTTAGAATACTGTATTTAATGGATAATATCATTTTTATAATATAATTTCATATTAGAATAATCTAATATTTATAAAACTAGATAGTATCAATATAATAAATTGCTTAAATACAGTAGATTATTTTTACTTATTCAAATAATGAATTTTTAAAGTCCAAGAAATATCCTTGTGGATGAAGACAAACAGGGCAAGCTTTTGGAGCTTCTTTACCAATATGAATATGTCCACAGTTTGTACATATCCATTGGATATCTTCATTTCTTCTAAATAAAGTACCTTCTTCTAAATCAGTAGCATATCTACCAAATCTATCACCATGAACTTTTTCTATTTCAGCTATATTTTCAAATAATTTAGCTATAGCTTCAAAACCTTCTTCACGTGCTGTTTTTCCAAAGTTTTTATATACATCATCCCACTCTTGAAGCTCATTATGTTGTGCAGCTTTAAGATGTTGAGCTGTTTTATCATATAAATCTACAGGATATGCTCCTGATATACTTATATTTTCTCCAGCAAATTCTTTTAATTTAGTAAAAAATTGTTTTGCATGTGACTTTTCTTGGTCAGCAGTATAATTAAATAAAGATTCTATTATATATAATCCTTCTTTTTTTGCTACAGATGCAGAAATATTATATCTATTTCTAGCCTGGCTTTCACCTGCAAAAGCTCTCAATAAATTTTCTTTAGTTTTACTGTCTTTTAAATTCATATTATACCTCTCTATTAACAATAAATTTTTACAATATTTGATTCTTTTTATTTATTATTCCAAAACTAGATATAATTATGCTCAATTTAGTCAGCATTTTTGAAATTATTATTGATTTTTTTTAAAATTCTAAGAAATTCTTGCTTTTCCTTTTCTGTGATATTACAGTAGGCTGTTTCTTTAACTTGTGATGAAATACTATTGAATGTATCCTCTATTAGCATTGCTTTCTTTGTAAGTTTTATATATGTAATACGTTTGTCATTGTCACTCTTTTGTCTTTCTATATATCCTAGACTTATAAGTTTATTAACTAATACTGTAACAGTAGATTTGTCTTTTCCTATTTTAGTTGCAATTTCTTTCATTGTAAGTATTCCATTATTTTCATAAAGTGCAGTGAGTATATTTCCATGTGTAGGCAACAATTCATTTAAACCGTTTTTATTGAGTTTATTTTCAATGAATTTAAGCATATTAGCTTTTGTCTTACTTATAAAATGTATAATATATTTATCTTCCATAAATTAATCTCCAATCTTTAAATTATTTGAGGTACTTTGAAATAAAAAGTAGTTTGACATAAAACTATTTTTCAACTATAATTAGTTTAACATAAAACTAAATGTATTGGGAGGAAATTTATGAGTAAAAATTTTAAATCACTATATATTACAGAAGAAGAGGGACGTTTTAAGAGAAATATAATCGAAAGAGATATAGATGAACTACCAGAAGGAGATGTTCTGATAAAAGTAAAATATTCTTCACTAAATTATAAGGATGCACTTTCAGCAAATGGAAATAAGGGTGTAACTAGAAAATATCCTCATACTCCAGGAATAGATGCATCTGGTGTAGTAGAATTTAGTAGTTGTGATGATTTTAAAGTTGGAGATGAAGTTTTGGTAACAGGTTATGATTTAGGAATGAACACCTCTGGAGGGTTTTCAGAATATATAAGAGTTCCTTCTAATTGGGTTGTCAAACTTCCAACTAATCTTTCTCTAAAAGAAGCAATGGATTATGGTACAGCAGGATTTACAGCAGCTTTATCTGTATATAAATTTGTAAATACTGTAGACAAAGATATGGGAGATGTACTAGTTACTGGTGGTACTGGAGGAGTTGCTGTGATTGCAACTAAAATATTAGTTAAATTGGGATATTCAGTTGCAGTTTCAACAGGAAAATTGGAAGAACAAAAAGACACATTATTAAAACTAGGTGTTAAAGATGTTATACATAGATCAGAAGTAGATGATAATTCAGGGAGACCTCTACTTAGACCAAGATGGGCTGGAGTAATAGATACAGTAGGAGGAAATACTTTATCAACAGCAATAAAGACAACTAATTATTGTGGAGCAGTTACAACATGTGGTAATGCAGGTGGAATTGATTTTACAAGTTCAGTATATCCATTTATATTAAAAGGTGTTACTTTATATGGTATAGATTCTGTAGATTGCCCAATGAATTTGAGATTAAAAATATGGGACTTATTGTCAAATGAATGGAAGCTAGAAGATTTAGATGACATGGTAACTGTAGTATCATTAAATGAATTGAGTAAAAGCATAGATTCAATAATAGAAGGAAAGCATGTAGGAAGAACAGTAGTTGATTTAGGATTGTAGTGAAGGTTAGGTTTATAGTTAAGTTAACTGATTCTGAA
This region includes:
- a CDS encoding MarR family transcriptional regulator encodes the protein MEDKYIIHFISKTKANMLKFIENKLNKNGLNELLPTHGNILTALYENNGILTMKEIATKIGKDKSTVTVLVNKLISLGYIERQKSDNDKRITYIKLTKKAMLIEDTFNSISSQVKETAYCNITEKEKQEFLRILKKINNNFKNAD
- a CDS encoding YhbD family protein, encoding MEELISKKDLLSKTNISYGQLYRWKRKNIIPEEWFIKKSAFTGQETFFPRDKILERIELILSMKEDTSLDDIANMFTKKDTNKEFDIDFILEKEAICNYTKEIFQNLYKKEQSIGKKELLILSIIEKFLVKSTITFEELKLIVNIIEENFKSIYNENGRIYLFRKFGVPFVIGCLDYKQVKFEKDVVKIVEIDLMKEINDISIKLS
- a CDS encoding MarR family transcriptional regulator; the encoded protein is MEIREQIKLVNAVLSGTLDLYRVWAKKHDLNYNALVILYTLDEYKVCTQKQICEWWALPKQTVHGILMEFEKKGYITISSNSENKRERLVSFTKSGKQFTDSILEPLHSMEEKAIEKLGDEKWNQLIACNTAYYELLKEEIKNG
- a CDS encoding MATE family efflux transporter, yielding MDNVLAKKFTFTSLLSFAIPNVIMMISLSMYIIVDGMFISRLLGTIALSSTNMVYPAISFEMAVAIMVATGGSAIVARKMGEGKQEEARKNLSFLIIVEILIGIFIAIIGNLFIDEIILFLGASSIQAPLCITYAKILFSFAPAFFLQTAFQTFLVTSGKPTLGLIVTLLAGVVNIVLDYIFMVPLNMGIAGAAIATGLGYCIPAIVGLAYFFFARNNPLHFVKPELNWNVLFRSCTNGSSEMVTNLANAVTTFMFNYTFLQYYGENGVASITIILYFQYIFTAIYFGYSNGIAPIISFKYGHGDKKQLQDIFKNSILFLIISSIVSNILIHLTITKSLTIFTSINSDVYNITLYGFSFYSLAFVIMGFGIFSSAMFTAFSDGKTSAIISFSRTFIFILGAILILPNIFGEIGVWIAVPVAEFLGLFISLLFLIRKKHYGYCK
- a CDS encoding polymer-forming cytoskeletal protein, with product MENGTIKILGEGFINSGEYESIKIMGSARSKGNVKCNEVNVFGNVKFDGDISIKNFVVNGKATIKGSLKAERVRVNGQLSIDGDAEIDDLIITAQQKINGNLKCNNVTVKGQLIVSESIYAQDIKVYGEMRNKENIECEDIKVHGAIKCDGLLNGENIYIYSGGGSYCKEIGATNIEIGRSKDIFTFGIKFINIFSGKFKCNLIEGDSIELEDVSIKDIRGKSISLVSNCDVENIEYSDKLLVSDNSSVKNSTKVG
- a CDS encoding YhdH/YhfP family quinone oxidoreductase, producing MSKNFKSLYITEEEGRFKRNIIERDIDELPEGDVLIKVKYSSLNYKDALSANGNKGVTRKYPHTPGIDASGVVEFSSCDDFKVGDEVLVTGYDLGMNTSGGFSEYIRVPSNWVVKLPTNLSLKEAMDYGTAGFTAALSVYKFVNTVDKDMGDVLVTGGTGGVAVIATKILVKLGYSVAVSTGKLEEQKDTLLKLGVKDVIHRSEVDDNSGRPLLRPRWAGVIDTVGGNTLSTAIKTTNYCGAVTTCGNAGGIDFTSSVYPFILKGVTLYGIDSVDCPMNLRLKIWDLLSNEWKLEDLDDMVTVVSLNELSKSIDSIIEGKHVGRTVVDLGL
- a CDS encoding rubrerythrin family protein, which produces MNLKDSKTKENLLRAFAGESQARNRYNISASVAKKEGLYIIESLFNYTADQEKSHAKQFFTKLKEFAGENISISGAYPVDLYDKTAQHLKAAQHNELQEWDDVYKNFGKTAREEGFEAIAKLFENIAEIEKVHGDRFGRYATDLEEGTLFRRNEDIQWICTNCGHIHIGKEAPKACPVCLHPQGYFLDFKNSLFE